In the Acaryochloris sp. CCMEE 5410 genome, one interval contains:
- a CDS encoding TIGR02450 family Trp-rich protein yields the protein MVKKQKPPHLIGSKWTAQSSTFGWRHFRVVNRKNEGSLVFAELVAACDETVRFWVNAKALKNRGLWKPGWQSLLEQAQSIE from the coding sequence ATTGTGAAAAAACAGAAACCCCCTCATTTGATTGGTTCTAAATGGACCGCTCAGTCTTCAACCTTTGGTTGGCGACATTTTCGGGTTGTTAACCGCAAAAATGAGGGTTCCCTGGTTTTTGCTGAGCTAGTTGCGGCTTGTGATGAAACGGTACGATTTTGGGTGAATGCCAAAGCTCTGAAAAATCGAGGGTTATGGAAACCGGGTTGGCAATCTTTACTGGAGCAAGCACAATCCATTGAGTAA